In Mus pahari chromosome 20, PAHARI_EIJ_v1.1, whole genome shotgun sequence, the genomic stretch TGGGGCCTTCCCACCTTGCAGCCTACATACACTGTGGCTATTACTCTCACCCTGGACCTTCCTTGCTAGTGCTATAacaccacctcccacccccagccagtTGCTTATGCCTGGGAGATCGCTCCGAAACTCTCCTGTGCAGCTGAACCTGGGTATCCTTATCCGTGCCACCGAGGTGGCATCACCAGCCAGGGATCTGCTTTCCATTGCCCTAATGTCTGATATCCCAGGACCTCGGCTGACCTCTTCCTCACCCACTGCCTGGGGCAGGGGCAGACCCCGTGCCTGTAGGTGGCTTTGCTGTCATCCTAATATGGTTGTCTCTAGGCACCGCATCTTCTTAGACATGTCATATTGTCCCCAGGTGGTGGCTGTGTATAACCTGACCTTGCAGGTGGCAGACATGTCGGGAGATGGCCTCACTGCCACAGCCTCGGCCATCATCTCCGTAGATGACATCAACGACAATGCCCCGGAGTTCACCAAGGATGAGGTGCCACCTCTGCCCGCCCCCATCAGCTTAGGGCTACCTTCCCTTTGTGGGTTCCAGGAGGGGACTGTGAGGGTGGGTGGTTTCACGGCATAGAGGAGGGTGGTGCATGGACAGGGAGCGTGACACAGGGACACGTGAGGTTCCTTAGAGAAGAGCAGCTCCATGGGCCTCAACTCAGAGTCAGTCTCCTGGGCCCTGCTGTGTGAGGAGAGTCCAATGTCCAGGAGCAGCTCCAGCAGGTGGGATCCGTGGCTCTGGGAACCAGTGAAATATGCTGTGGTGAGCAACGGCGTTAAGCCAGAAGCAGGAAGTCCCAGGAGCAGGCATTCTAATGTGCCAACCAGTGAGTCACGGGCTGGGGTCTCCCAGTTCTTTATGGAGGCTGCAGAGGCTGTCAGTGGAGTGGATGTGGGACGGCTCGAGGTGGAAGACAAGGACCTGCCTGGTTCCCCCAACTGGGTGGCCAGGTTCACCATCCTGGAAGGCGATCCTGACGGGCAGTTCAAGATCTACACAGACCCCAAGACCAATGAAGGTGTGCTGTCTGTGGTCAAGGTGAGCCCTGCCCATCATGTGTGTTCCCTCAGCCAGAATTCGTCACAGGTGTCTCCCTGTGGCAGCTGTAGCTTGAGTTGCCCTGGGTTCCTTCTGGGTAGGGCTGTGCTAGGCGACCTCCTGGGGTAAGGGCACAGGATGGACTAGGTGCTGGCCGAACTGGGCAGCAGGAAACAGAATGCCATTGCTACAGCCTTCTCCCTCCTCATTAGGGTGGTCCAAATTTCAAGTAAAACTGCACCAGCATGATCCCCACTCTTACCAGAGTAACAGCTGACCCccccactcatacacatatatacacacactcatacacacatacacactcatacacatatacacacactcatacatatacacacacattcatacacatatacatatatacacatacacatatgcacacactcatacacatatacacacaatacacatactcatacacatatacacacacactcatacacatatacacacatactcatacacatacacataNacacatactcatacacatacacacactcatacacatatacacacactcatacacatatacacactcactatacacacactcactatacacacatacacacaaatacacatacacatacacatacatacactcatacacacacatacacgacaACAACATATATAGACTTAGATGCATTTGGATGTTGGCACATTTGAAGATATATTGCAAGAAACTGATCAAACAAGTTGAAGTAGGCTGGGACTCTCGAGGGAGAATTTTGCATGCTGCTCTCAAAACCTGCCTAGTGGACGATCACCATGAGCCAGATGTCCCTCTGCAGAGCATCAACTGGCACATCCACCACCCATCTGTGTACAAAGACTGTAGCTGTTGAGTAACACAGGCAACTACCACACACACTCAACAAATCCATCGAAGTAACAGGAACTCACCTATTGATATTTGAGACTTGTATAGTTTTATCATGTCAAGGTTTAaaggtgggggaaggaaagatGGGCTCTCTGGACAGACCTGGGCAAACGCTCTTAACACTTGGCATTTTAGCTGTCCCTGTCATTCTCCTGCAGCCCCTGGACTATGAGAGCCATGAGCAGTATGAGCTCAGAGTGTCTGTACAGAATGAGGCTCCGCTGCAGGCAGCTGCCCCTCGGGCCCGGCGGGGCCAGACCAGGGTCAGTGTGTGGGTTCAGGACACCAATGAAGCTCCAGTGTTTCCAGAGAACCCACTGAGGACGAGCATAGCTGAAGGGGCCCCCCCAGGCACCTCTGTGACCACCTTCTCTGCCAGAGACCCTGACACAGAACAGCTGCAGAGGATCAGGTGGGCTGCCCTGGGATCTTGAGGGTTCAGGAGGAGGGATCAGACGCTCCGTTACAGCTGAGGGTGCCTCTAGATTCTGAGGGTGCaagagaaaggccattggtgTACACCCCTCAGGGTATTGAGTCCCTCAGatacctatgtgtgtatgtggggtgacCATACCCCACAGGACAGGACTGGGCTCCCACAAGGGCACATAGTCCAAGACTGTCCTTAGGTAGCCTCTGATTATTGATCTGGGCAGCAGCACATCTCATGTGCAGTTGGGTTAATAACCAGCTTGGGGTGGTGgtagctggcaagatggcttagtggttaaggcgCTTACCACCAAGCTTACCCACCTAAGGCCATTCATTTTCTGGAACCCACCTGGTCGGAGGAGAAACTCAATTAATTCCTCCATGCCCTTTGCTCTCTTGTATGCCAtggtgctcacacatgtgcacacacatgcaaataaatacatttttaaaatattaaaatataaaatgaaaataattttaaaaaaagttagttGGGGCTGGGGGTCCTCAAATGCTGAATGCTGGCCAGCCCCAGTTCACATATGCGTGAGTATGTGATAGTagtatgtgtttgcatatatgaTATGGGACCCcgtgtctaggcatctgggtgAACCtcatccccccctcccctccccatcaatAGCTACTCCAAAGACTACGACCCAGAAGACTGGCTGCAAGTGGACGGGGCCACGGGCAGGATCCAGACCCAGCGAGTGCTGAGCCCCACTTCGCCCTTTTTGAAGGATGGCTGGTACAGGGCCATCATCCTAGCCCTGGACAATGGTGAGGGGAAACAGGTGGTGTCCTTGTCCCATAGCCTGCTGCTCCCCTAAGTGGACAACTGACAGGGTAGCTTGTGGGTGGGGCTTGAGCTTATtagctcttccttcttccagctaTTCCTCCTAGCACAGCCACAGGCACCCTGTCCATTGAGATCCTAGAAGTCAACGACCATGCCCCTGCACTGGCTCCTCCTCCATTTGGCAGCCTATGCAGTGAACCAGACCAGGGCCCTGGCCTCCTCTTGGGTGCCACGGATGAAGACCTGCCCCCGCATGGGGCTCCCTTCCACTTCCAGCTGAACCCAAGAGTACCAGATCTCAGCCGGAACTGGAGCCTCAGCCAGATTAACGGTGCGCTCCCCCCCACGCCCTCCCACACTCTCTCAGCTCCGCAACCCTGAGACTTATGAGACAGGCCGATACAATGTATCGCCATGACTACATCCTCCCTCCAGGGCTGGGATTCGTTTCCATGGTACCCAATGGGTAGATGGGGAAACTGATACCCCGTGACTCAGGTACTCTCTGGGCGGAAGCGGGGTTATCCTAGAGCTTCTGCTGACCAAGCCGCGCCTTCTGCAGTGAGTCATGCACGCCTGCGGCTCCGACATCAGGTCTCTGAGGGCCTGCATCGCCTGAGCCTGCTACTCCAGGACTCTGGGGAGCCACCCCAACAGCGAGAGCAAACACTGAACGTTACCGTGTGTCGCTGTGGGTCGGACGGCACTTGCCTGCCAGGGGCTGCCGCGCTGCGAGGAGGAGGTGTAGGCGTCAGCTTGGGGGCACTGGTCATTGTGCTGGCCAGCACCGTGGTCCTATTGAGTGAGTGAaggtccccaaccccaccctctgTCCTGggtcccttccccaccctgcGCCCTTTAAGCGCCCACACTCCAGCCAGTCTCTTGTGCTTCCAGTTCTCATCCTGCTTGCCGCGCTCCGCACACGGTTCCGGGGGCAGTCTCGGAGCAAGAATCTGTTGCATGGGCTACAAGAGGACCTTCGAGACAACATCCTTAACTACGATGAGCAAGGAGGCGGGGAAGAGGACCAGGTAAGGAAAGGAGTGGTGGCTTAGACAACGCAGAACGCTGGGAAGGGGTCCTCAGAATGCCCAGCAGCCTCCTAGAAGATCCTTTGGCAACCAGGAGGTCCCTTCTCTGACCTTAGCTGTTTACTGTGCACACAGGATGCTTACGACATAAACCAGCTGCGCCACCCAGTGGAGCCAAGGGTCACCAGCCGCTCTTTGGGCAGGCCACCCCTGCGCAGGGATGCCCCCTTCAGCTATGTGCCACAGCCGCATCGAGTGCTTCCCACCAGCCCATCTGACATTGCCAACTTCATCAGTGATGTAGGTGCCCTGGTGGGGAGGGGTGATCGCAGAATGGGGcaatgcatgcttgtgtgcatacatgcacatgtgcacaaacacacccATGTCCTGATCCTGCTTCCGGTACCCATGCTACAGGGTGTCAGGGGGTGAGCTCACAGCAGGACCCTGGCTGAGCCTTAGGAAAGCCTCAGAGGGCGAGTGAGCAGGTTGACCAGGCACTTTCAGACCCTGTGGGTAGGAGCCAAACATTAGCAGCCATGCGGCCAGAGAAGGCCAGCCAGCACTGGCCTTAATtgttctgcttcctgtcccctgGGAAGCGTACCCTTGCATGGTTCCTCACCTCTTTCTGTTTACTATGATGAGGTAGGAGCAGGACTTGCCTTGACGTCATATGGAGAAAGCATCAGTTTGAACATCGCATGAGTGACTACTGTTTACACAAAAGAGGATCCgaatgggggcagggggcagggggcagggggcagggatgGCTGAGTCTGAGTCTAGC encodes the following:
- the Cdh15 gene encoding cadherin-15 encodes the protein MGSALLFALGLLAQSLGLSWAVPEPEPSTLYPWRRASAPVRVRRAWVIPPISVSENHKRLPYPLVQIKSDKQQLGSVIYSIQGPGVDEEPRNVFSIDKFTGRVYLNATLDREKTDRFRLRAFALDLGGSTLEDPTDLEIVVVDQNDNRPAFLQDVFRGRILEGAIPGTFVTRAEATDADDPETDNAALRFSILEQGSPEFFSIDEHTGEIRTVQVGLDREVVAVYNLTLQVADMSGDGLTATASAIISVDDINDNAPEFTKDEFFMEAAEAVSGVDVGRLEVEDKDLPGSPNWVARFTILEGDPDGQFKIYTDPKTNEGVLSVVKPLDYESHEQYELRVSVQNEAPLQAAAPRARRGQTRVSVWVQDTNEAPVFPENPLRTSIAEGAPPGTSVTTFSARDPDTEQLQRISYSKDYDPEDWLQVDGATGRIQTQRVLSPTSPFLKDGWYRAIILALDNAIPPSTATGTLSIEILEVNDHAPALAPPPFGSLCSEPDQGPGLLLGATDEDLPPHGAPFHFQLNPRVPDLSRNWSLSQINVSHARLRLRHQVSEGLHRLSLLLQDSGEPPQQREQTLNVTVCRCGSDGTCLPGAAALRGGGVGVSLGALVIVLASTVVLLILILLAALRTRFRGQSRSKNLLHGLQEDLRDNILNYDEQGGGEEDQDAYDINQLRHPVEPRVTSRSLGRPPLRRDAPFSYVPQPHRVLPTSPSDIANFISDGLEAADSDLSVPPYDTALIYDYEGDGSVAGTLSSILSSLGDEDQDYDYLGDWGPRFARLADMYGHQ